GGCGCCCAGGTTGAAGGTGTCGTCGGCCGTCGCGGCCGGCGCGTCCATCGCGGTCACGACCGCGTCGACCAGGTCGTCCACGTCGAACATCTGGATACGGACGTCGCCCCGGCCCAGGACCGGGAAGTTCCGGCCCTCCTCGGCCCATTCGAAGAGCATCGCGAACAGGCCCATCCGGCCCGGTCCGAGGAAGGTCTTGGGCCGCAGGATCGGGACGCACATCTCCCGGCCGCGGAACCGTTCGGCGACCTCCTCGGCCTCCGCCTTGGCGGCGCTGTACGTGTCGACGGGCTCGCGGGGATACTCCTCCGGCGTGGGCACCACCTTCGGCAGTCCGTACACGGCGGTCGAGGAGATGTGCACGACGCGGGGGACGGCGTTCGCCTCGGCGGCGGTGAGGACCGCCTCGGTCCCGCCGACGATCACCGAGCGGATCATGTCGGCCGGGTAGCTGGGCAGGGCGGCGGCGCAGTGCACCACCGTGTCCGCGTCGGCCGTGACCCGCTTCATCGTCACCGCGTCCCGGACGTCCGAGACGGTGTGCGTCAGGTTCTCGTGCTCCGTGCGCGGGGCCCGCAGGTCCACGCAGTGCACCTGGCGGCCGTCGCCGAGGAGCCGGTCGATCAGGGTCGAACCGAGCATGCCGGCACCGCCGGTCACCACGATGCGCTCTACCACAGCGACGACACCTTCTCCTTGA
This sequence is a window from Streptomyces sp. NBC_00691. Protein-coding genes within it:
- a CDS encoding NAD-dependent epimerase/dehydratase family protein, yielding MVERIVVTGGAGMLGSTLIDRLLGDGRQVHCVDLRAPRTEHENLTHTVSDVRDAVTMKRVTADADTVVHCAAALPSYPADMIRSVIVGGTEAVLTAAEANAVPRVVHISSTAVYGLPKVVPTPEEYPREPVDTYSAAKAEAEEVAERFRGREMCVPILRPKTFLGPGRMGLFAMLFEWAEEGRNFPVLGRGDVRIQMFDVDDLVDAVVTAMDAPAATADDTFNLGATSFGTIREDFQAVLDAAGHGKRVRSMPARPALAALSLLQRSGLSPVYGRLLHKLLDDSFVSTDKARDVLGFRPKYSNQDAILRTFAWWREQRLATAALPAGARPAKKGEGVTSVEPWRQGALSLAKVLF